A region of Salvelinus alpinus chromosome 24, SLU_Salpinus.1, whole genome shotgun sequence DNA encodes the following proteins:
- the LOC139552689 gene encoding tumor necrosis factor ligand superfamily member 10-like isoform X2 — MATRDQFRPDVEQRHIMAASNSRRDVQSKLWVPMIVIVVVVLQIASTTGLLVFLNMSVAQVRSQGVAEELRCLGLLNALEKDQEIPESLVQLFGEPCIKLAQGIRAYVTKVTENIISKHAVPEPSAQPRTKPVSSAGHQKPSAHLTLRDSSLQGPISLAPQKDLHQSCRHPVRSWGNQSFGSHLHNMTLSHGRLRIPRSGRYYLYAQVYFRYPSLTHEGGNHHGGTSSYQLVQCVYKKTSYAKPLQLLKGVGTKCWSPDTEYALHSVYQGGLFELRAGDEIFVSVSSPTAVHAEDSSSYFGAFRFDP; from the exons ATGGCAACTCGAGATCAATTCAGACCTGACGTTGAACAAAGACATATCATGGCCGCATCAAACAGCCGACGAGACGTCCAGTCAAAGTTATGGGTCCCAATGATCGTTATTGTCGTGGTTGTACTGCAAATAGCTTCGACAACTGGACTCCTCGTCTTCTTGAACATGTCAGTTGCTCAG GTGAGGAGTCAAGGGGTGGCTGAGGAGTTACGTTGCCTGGGGCTCCTTAATGCCCTGGAGAAAGACCAGGAGATACCGGAGTCTCTGGTTCAACTGTTTGGGGAGCCCTGCATCAAACTGGCCCAGGGAATAAGGGCCTATGTCACCAAG GTGACAGAAAATATTATTTCAAAACACGCCGTTCCAG AGCCCAGTGCCCAGCCCAGAACCAAGCCCGTCAGTTCTGCAGGGCATCAGAAGCCCTCTGCTCACCTCACACTCCGAGACAGTAGCTTACAAG GCCCTATATCCCTGGCCCCACAGAAAGACCTGCATCAGTCCTGCCGCCACCCGGTCCGGTCCTGGGGCAACCAGAGTTTCGGCTCCCATCTCCACAACATGACCCTGTCTCATGGACGCCTACGCATCCCCCGGTCCGGACGTTATTACTTGTATGCCCAGGTGTACTTCCGCTATCCCTCCCTCACCCACGAGGGGGGTAACCACCATGGGGGCACCTCCAGCTACCAGCTGGTCCAGTGTGTTTACAAGAAGACGTCATACGCCAAGCCCCTTCAGTTGCTGAAGGGGGTGGGCACCAAGTGCTGGTCGCCTGACACAGAGTATGCCCTCCACTCTGTCTACCAGGGAGGCCTGTTTGAGCTGAGGGCCGGGGATGAGATCTTTGTTTCTGTGTCGTCGCCTACAGCCGTGCACGCAGAGGACTCATCCAGCTATTTTGGGGCATTCCGATTTGACCCATGA
- the LOC139552689 gene encoding tumor necrosis factor ligand superfamily member 10-like isoform X1, whose translation MATRDQFRPDVEQRHIMAASNSRRDVQSKLWVPMIVIVVVVLQIASTTGLLVFLNMSVAQVTENIISKHAVPEPSAQPRTKPVSSAGHQKPSAHLTLRDSSLQGPISLAPQKDLHQSCRHPVRSWGNQSFGSHLHNMTLSHGRLRIPRSGRYYLYAQVYFRYPSLTHEGGNHHGGTSSYQLVQCVYKKTSYAKPLQLLKGVGTKCWSPDTEYALHSVYQGGLFELRAGDEIFVSVSSPTAVHAEDSSSYFGAFRFDP comes from the exons ATGGCAACTCGAGATCAATTCAGACCTGACGTTGAACAAAGACATATCATGGCCGCATCAAACAGCCGACGAGACGTCCAGTCAAAGTTATGGGTCCCAATGATCGTTATTGTCGTGGTTGTACTGCAAATAGCTTCGACAACTGGACTCCTCGTCTTCTTGAACATGTCAGTTGCTCAG GTGACAGAAAATATTATTTCAAAACACGCCGTTCCAG AGCCCAGTGCCCAGCCCAGAACCAAGCCCGTCAGTTCTGCAGGGCATCAGAAGCCCTCTGCTCACCTCACACTCCGAGACAGTAGCTTACAAG GCCCTATATCCCTGGCCCCACAGAAAGACCTGCATCAGTCCTGCCGCCACCCGGTCCGGTCCTGGGGCAACCAGAGTTTCGGCTCCCATCTCCACAACATGACCCTGTCTCATGGACGCCTACGCATCCCCCGGTCCGGACGTTATTACTTGTATGCCCAGGTGTACTTCCGCTATCCCTCCCTCACCCACGAGGGGGGTAACCACCATGGGGGCACCTCCAGCTACCAGCTGGTCCAGTGTGTTTACAAGAAGACGTCATACGCCAAGCCCCTTCAGTTGCTGAAGGGGGTGGGCACCAAGTGCTGGTCGCCTGACACAGAGTATGCCCTCCACTCTGTCTACCAGGGAGGCCTGTTTGAGCTGAGGGCCGGGGATGAGATCTTTGTTTCTGTGTCGTCGCCTACAGCCGTGCACGCAGAGGACTCATCCAGCTATTTTGGGGCATTCCGATTTGACCCATGA